The following coding sequences are from one Oncorhynchus clarkii lewisi isolate Uvic-CL-2024 chromosome 20, UVic_Ocla_1.0, whole genome shotgun sequence window:
- the LOC139375945 gene encoding ras-related protein Rab-3A-like — MASATATYGQKESSDQNFDYMFKILIIGNSSVGKTSFLFRYADDSFTPAFVSTVGIDFKVKTIYRNDKRIKLQIWDTAGQERYRTITTAYYRGAMGFLLMYDITNEDSFNAVQDWSTQIKTYSWDNAQVLLVGNKCDMEDERVVAADRGRQLSDQLGFEYFECSAKDNINVKQTFERLVDIICEKMSESLDNADPAVTGAKQGPQLTEQPERPHQDCAC; from the exons ATGGCTTCCGCAACAGCCACTTATGGACAGAAGGAGTCCTCAGACCAGAACTTTGACTACATGTTCAAGATCCTGATCATTGGCAACAGCAGTGTGGGTAAGACCTCCTTCCTGTTTCGCTACGCAGACGACTCATTCACGCCGGCCTTTGTCAGTACGGTGGGCATCGACTTCAAGGTGAAGACCATCTACAGAAACGACAAGAGGATCAAGCTGCAGATCTGG GACACTGCCGGCCAGGAGCGGTACAGGACCATCACCACAGCCTACTACAGAGGAGCCATGGGCTTCCTGCTCATGTATGACATAACCAATGAGGACTCTTTCAATGCCGTGCAGGACTG GTCCACCCAGATTAAGACGTACTCATGGGACAACGCCCAGGTCCTGCTGGTGGGAAACAAGTGTGACATGGAGGATGAGAGGGTGGTGGCAGCAGACCGGGGCAGGCAGCTCTCTGACCAACTGG gCTTTGAGTACTTTGAGTGCAGTGCCAAGGACAACATCAACGTGAAGCAGACGTTTGAGCGGCTGGTGGACATCATCTGTGAGAAGATGTCGGAGAGCCTGGACAACGCCGACCCCGCCGTCACAGGGGCCAAACAGGGGCCCCAGCTCACCGAGCAGCCCGAACGCCCCCACCAGGACTGTGCTTGCtaa
- the LOC139375944 gene encoding transcription factor JunD-like, with translation METTLYPCNVLNTRGISSLYSYNSMMKKEICLNLDDQSSILKPNLRDAEGILNSPDLGLLKLATPDLERLIIQSNGMVTTIPTSQFLYPKSASDEQEFAEGFVKALEDLHKQNQLSEGTCVPPDRLDLISSNAAPIGLPSDLPVYTTLNGYGNSPLGSTVNYSTDTIPFPPPPSHLMSAHHQAAAAALSRLQALKDEPQTVPEMQCFGDSPPLSPIDMDNQERIKAERKKLRNRIAASKCRKRKLERISRLEDKVKNLKTQNTELASTASVLREQVAQLKQKVMNHVSNGCQLLPNQDQAY, from the coding sequence ATGGAAACAACCCTCTACCCTTGTAATGTGTTGAATACTCGAGGGATTTCAAGCCTATATTCCTACAACAGCATGATGAAGAAAGAAATTTGTCTAAACCTGGATGACCAAAGCTCGATTCTGAAACCGAATCTCCGGGACGCAGAGGGAATTCTGAACTCCCCGGACTTGGGACTCTTGAAATTGGCGACTCCGGACCTTGAACGATTGATTATCCAATCGAATGGAATGGTTACCACGATCCCAACCTCTCAGTTCCTCTACCCAAAGTCAGCCAGTGACGAACAGGAATTTGCCGAAGGCTTCGTGAAGGCGCTTGAGGATCTTCACAAGCAGAACCAGCTGAGCGAGGGGACGTGCGTACCGCCGGACAGACTGGACCTTATCAGCTCCAACGCAGCCCCAATCGGCTTGCCGTCAGATCTGCCAGTGTACACGACATTGAACGGCTATGGTAATAGTCCACTGGGCAGCACAGTGAATTATTCCACGGATACAATTCCATTCCCACCACCACCTTCTCATCTGATGAGCGCGCATCATCAGGCGGCTGCGGCGGCTCTGTCACGACTCCAGGCGTTGAAGGACGAGCCGCAGACGGTCCCCGAGATGCAGTGCTTTGGAGACAGCCCGCCTTTGTCTCCTATTGACATGGACAACCAGGAGCGCATCAAAGCAGAGAGGAAAAAGCTGCGCAACAGAATAGCGGCGTCCAAGTGCCGCAAAAGAAAACTGGAGAGAATATCCCGTCTTGAAGACAAGGTCAAAAACCTTAAGACACAGAACACTGAACTGGCCTCCACAGCCAGTGTTCTTAGAGAGCAAGTAGCCCAGTTGAAACAAAAGGTTATGAACCATGTCAGTAATGGATGTCAACTTCTCCCAAACCAAGATCAAGCTTACTAG